One Corythoichthys intestinalis isolate RoL2023-P3 chromosome 9, ASM3026506v1, whole genome shotgun sequence DNA window includes the following coding sequences:
- the eif4ba gene encoding eukaryotic translation initiation factor 4Ba isoform X3, which yields MAASAKKKNKKGKTLTLTDFLADESGGSGPPPSYPVKTTSWADETDDLDGDVSTSWHTDEDSFRAPPIDRSILPTAPRSAREPNIDRSRLPRSPPYTAFLGNLPYDVTEESIKDFFRGLAISAVRLPREPSNHERLKGFGYAEFDDVESLLSALSLNEENLGNRRIRVDIADQSNDKERDSGMMGGRDRGGRMADMGPDKTDSDWRARPSGDIDDGPPRRDDAFGERSRDRYESDRFRDGPRRDYDSGRDRYRDRYDDRDRRDYDRGGYDSRGGGGGRRAFGSSFRRDYDDGRGSNDRYGDRDRYGDRDRYNDDRYERRDERREERAPQQRPKLNLKPRSVPKDEEGSGGSGGGTSPAAAQTSSSRASSIFGAAKPVDTAAREREVEERLKKQEERLQRQMEEDKSRGPDRKIRDKDPSWRNEESHTERSRTGSESSQQGSGSGRGSRCRDGERSGENEVFSGREDESSSPASAAPPPPTKEPLKVMPAPPPKENAWAKRSAASASSAESDGRSPVSPVGSAPPKFSSSNSADERGSGKEVQLSQ from the exons ATGGCGGCGTCAG ctAAGAAGAAGAATAAGAAGGGGAAGACCCTAACTCTGACAGACTTCTTGGCGGACGAAAGCGGAGGCAGTGGCCCGCCACCCAGCTACCCCGTCAAAACCACTAGCTGGGCTGATGAAACGGACGACTTGGATGGAGATG TGTCAACTTCATGGCACACAGATGAGGATTCATTCCGGGCCCCGCCTATCGACCGATCCATCCTGCCCACAGCACCCCGTTCGGCTCGTGAGCCCAATATTGATCGGTCTCGACTGCCTCGCAGCCCGCCATACACTGCCTTTCTCGGCAACCTTCCCTATGATGTCACTGAAGAGTCGATCAAAGACTTCTTTCGCGGCTTGGCA atcagtgcaGTGCGTCTCCCTCGTGAACCCAGCAACCATGAGAGGTTGAAGGGTTTCGGCTATGCTGAGTTTGATGATGTGGAGTCTCTCCTAAGTGCGTTAAGTCTCAATGAGGAG AACCTGGGAAACCGAAGGATCCGTGTGGATATAGCAGACCAGTCGAATGATAAAG AGAGAGACAGTGGAATGATGGGAGGCAGAGACCGAGGTGGGAGAATGGCGGACATGGGCCCTGACAAGACTGACAGTGACTGGAGGGCTCGGCCCAGTGGAGACATTGACGATGGACCACCCAGGAGGGATGATGCCTTTGGAGAGA GATCCCGGGATCGCTATGAGTCGGATCGTTTCCGAGATGGTCCACGACGGGACTACGATAGCGGAAGAGACCGCTACCGAGACCGTTACGATGACAGAGACCGACGAGATTACGATAGAGGAG GTTATGACTCTCGTGGTGGTGGTGGAGGCCGTCGCGCCTTTGGCAGCAGCTTCCGTCGCGATTATGATGACGGTCGAGGTAGCAATGACCGGTATGGCGATCGAGATCGTTACGGGGACAGAGATCGTTACAATGACGACCGAtacgaaagacgggatgagaggcGTGAAGAAAGAG CTCCTCAGCAGAGGCCTAAGTTGAATTTAAAGCCTCGCAGCGTGCCCAAGGATGAAGAAGGTAGCGGCGGCAGCGGCGGAGGAACTTCTCCAGCTGCCGCACAGACCTCTAGCAGCAGGGCCTCCTCTATCTTTGGTGCCGCCAAACCCGTTGACACGGCAGCCAGGGAACGGGAGGTAGAGGAGAGGCTAAAAAAACAGGAGGAGAGGCTCCAGAGGCAGATGGAAGAAGACAAGAGCCGGGGCCCTGACAGAAAGATACGAGACAA agACCCAAGCTGGCGAAATGAGGAAAGTCACACCGAGCGATCTCGTACAGGAAGTGAGTCCTCCCAGCAAGGAAGTGGGTCTGGTAGAG GGTCACGGTGTCGAGACGGTGAGCGTTCCGGGGAGAATGAGGTTTTCAGTGGGAGGGAAGACGAGTCCTCGTCCCCTGCATCCGCCGCACCGCCTCCCCCCACCAAGGAGCCACTGAAGGTGATGCCTGCACCTCCCCCTAAGGAGAACGCTTGGGCAAAGAGAAGTGCAGCCAGCGCCAGCTCTGCTGAATCCGATGGCCGCTCCCCAGTATCCCCTGTTGGTTCAGCTCCTCCCAAGTTCAG ctcATCGAATTCTGCAGATGAACGAGGATCTGGAAAGG
- the eif4ba gene encoding eukaryotic translation initiation factor 4Ba isoform X2 gives MAASAKKKNKKGKTLTLTDFLADESGGSGPPPSYPVKTTSWADETDDLDGDVSTSWHTDEDSFRAPPIDRSILPTAPRSAREPNIDRSRLPRSPPYTAFLGNLPYDVTEESIKDFFRGLAISAVRLPREPSNHERLKGFGYAEFDDVESLLSALSLNEENLGNRRIRVDIADQSNDKERDSGMMGGRDRGGRMADMGPDKTDSDWRARPSGDIDDGPPRRDDAFGERSRDRYESDRFRDGPRRDYDSGRDRYRDRYDDRDRRDYDRGGYDSRGGGGGRRAFGSSFRRDYDDGRGSNDRYGDRDRYGDRDRYNDDRYERRDERREERAPQQRPKLNLKPRSVPKDEEGSGGSGGGTSPAAAQTSSSRASSIFGAAKPVDTAAREREVEERLKKQEERLQRQMEEDKSRGPDRKIRDKDPSWRNEESHTERSRTGSESSQQGSGSGRGSRCRDGERSGENEVFSGREDESSSPASAAPPPPTKEPLKVMPAPPPKENAWAKRSAASASSAESDGRSPVSPVGSAPPKFSSSNSADERGSGKDENKADGAHRDRGPPRTRGGPAGPGAGRGREEGPNRDRRKEADRSSAQPVNTLLC, from the exons ATGGCGGCGTCAG ctAAGAAGAAGAATAAGAAGGGGAAGACCCTAACTCTGACAGACTTCTTGGCGGACGAAAGCGGAGGCAGTGGCCCGCCACCCAGCTACCCCGTCAAAACCACTAGCTGGGCTGATGAAACGGACGACTTGGATGGAGATG TGTCAACTTCATGGCACACAGATGAGGATTCATTCCGGGCCCCGCCTATCGACCGATCCATCCTGCCCACAGCACCCCGTTCGGCTCGTGAGCCCAATATTGATCGGTCTCGACTGCCTCGCAGCCCGCCATACACTGCCTTTCTCGGCAACCTTCCCTATGATGTCACTGAAGAGTCGATCAAAGACTTCTTTCGCGGCTTGGCA atcagtgcaGTGCGTCTCCCTCGTGAACCCAGCAACCATGAGAGGTTGAAGGGTTTCGGCTATGCTGAGTTTGATGATGTGGAGTCTCTCCTAAGTGCGTTAAGTCTCAATGAGGAG AACCTGGGAAACCGAAGGATCCGTGTGGATATAGCAGACCAGTCGAATGATAAAG AGAGAGACAGTGGAATGATGGGAGGCAGAGACCGAGGTGGGAGAATGGCGGACATGGGCCCTGACAAGACTGACAGTGACTGGAGGGCTCGGCCCAGTGGAGACATTGACGATGGACCACCCAGGAGGGATGATGCCTTTGGAGAGA GATCCCGGGATCGCTATGAGTCGGATCGTTTCCGAGATGGTCCACGACGGGACTACGATAGCGGAAGAGACCGCTACCGAGACCGTTACGATGACAGAGACCGACGAGATTACGATAGAGGAG GTTATGACTCTCGTGGTGGTGGTGGAGGCCGTCGCGCCTTTGGCAGCAGCTTCCGTCGCGATTATGATGACGGTCGAGGTAGCAATGACCGGTATGGCGATCGAGATCGTTACGGGGACAGAGATCGTTACAATGACGACCGAtacgaaagacgggatgagaggcGTGAAGAAAGAG CTCCTCAGCAGAGGCCTAAGTTGAATTTAAAGCCTCGCAGCGTGCCCAAGGATGAAGAAGGTAGCGGCGGCAGCGGCGGAGGAACTTCTCCAGCTGCCGCACAGACCTCTAGCAGCAGGGCCTCCTCTATCTTTGGTGCCGCCAAACCCGTTGACACGGCAGCCAGGGAACGGGAGGTAGAGGAGAGGCTAAAAAAACAGGAGGAGAGGCTCCAGAGGCAGATGGAAGAAGACAAGAGCCGGGGCCCTGACAGAAAGATACGAGACAA agACCCAAGCTGGCGAAATGAGGAAAGTCACACCGAGCGATCTCGTACAGGAAGTGAGTCCTCCCAGCAAGGAAGTGGGTCTGGTAGAG GGTCACGGTGTCGAGACGGTGAGCGTTCCGGGGAGAATGAGGTTTTCAGTGGGAGGGAAGACGAGTCCTCGTCCCCTGCATCCGCCGCACCGCCTCCCCCCACCAAGGAGCCACTGAAGGTGATGCCTGCACCTCCCCCTAAGGAGAACGCTTGGGCAAAGAGAAGTGCAGCCAGCGCCAGCTCTGCTGAATCCGATGGCCGCTCCCCAGTATCCCCTGTTGGTTCAGCTCCTCCCAAGTTCAG ctcATCGAATTCTGCAGATGAACGAGGATCTGGAAAGG